One Bacteroidota bacterium genomic region harbors:
- a CDS encoding C10 family peptidase, with translation MRKKKKNSIKTSLIAIASCLVLLLPFSCQEKPDAIPKNEFQIETNEFFIAENSAKMVAENFAKGFGSNTPNSLKTQKTYSLNNFLDEENGEALLYIVNYDEGGFIIIPADNRVYPILAHSEESSFVTVESEIPDGVNLWVHYTKKAIKKVKRENKKQNLEMEKIWKRHLKVTSLKVYDPPGPCEDETINVGPFLQTVWHQWVGFNDSLDILSGCTELPYNGRAFVGCVTVAMAQVMKYHQHPSSYSWSSMPNIYGTSATHLLIRDIGISNSMDYLCSGSETSTQTYVVPSLVNDFGYSSSATFVNNYNYITLKNELSNNRPVLMRADDDNGLGGHTWVCDGYQSRFYCDSGGSYLYFRMNWGFINGLCNAYYYSWNSSFDPLEFEFNTNLGMVIGIKP, from the coding sequence ATGAGAAAGAAAAAAAAGAACAGCATTAAAACAAGCTTAATTGCAATTGCTTCATGTTTGGTTCTATTACTCCCGTTTTCGTGCCAAGAGAAACCGGATGCCATCCCCAAAAATGAGTTCCAAATTGAAACCAACGAATTTTTTATTGCTGAAAATTCAGCAAAGATGGTTGCCGAAAATTTTGCTAAAGGATTCGGTTCTAACACTCCTAATTCATTGAAAACCCAAAAAACGTATTCGTTAAATAATTTTTTGGATGAAGAAAATGGAGAAGCATTATTGTATATTGTAAATTATGATGAAGGTGGGTTTATAATTATCCCTGCCGATAACAGGGTTTATCCAATCTTGGCACATTCCGAAGAAAGCTCTTTTGTAACAGTAGAATCTGAGATCCCAGATGGCGTTAATCTTTGGGTACATTATACTAAAAAAGCCATAAAAAAAGTGAAAAGGGAAAACAAGAAACAAAATCTTGAAATGGAAAAAATCTGGAAAAGACACCTTAAAGTGACTAGTTTAAAAGTCTATGACCCACCTGGTCCTTGTGAAGATGAAACTATCAATGTTGGGCCGTTTTTACAAACAGTATGGCATCAATGGGTTGGGTTTAATGATTCACTTGACATTCTTTCAGGGTGCACTGAACTTCCTTATAATGGTAGAGCTTTTGTTGGATGTGTTACTGTTGCCATGGCACAGGTGATGAAATACCACCAACACCCAAGCTCCTATTCCTGGAGTAGTATGCCTAATATTTACGGAACAAGTGCTACTCATCTCTTAATAAGAGATATTGGAATATCAAATAGCATGGATTATCTTTGTTCTGGCTCAGAGACAAGTACACAAACCTATGTCGTCCCATCTCTAGTAAACGACTTTGGTTATTCCTCATCGGCCACTTTTGTTAATAATTACAACTACATAACTCTTAAAAATGAGCTTAGTAATAATAGACCTGTACTAATGAGAGCCGATGATGATAATGGACTTGGAGGGCATACTTGGGTTTGCGATGGTTATCAATCAAGATTTTACTGCGACTCAGGAGGTTCTTATTTATATTTTCGTATGAACTGGGGGTTTATTAATGGACTCTGTAATGCTTATTACTATTCATGGAATAGCAGTTTTGACCCTTTAGAATTTGAGTTTAACACAAATCTAGGAATGGTTATAGGGATTAAACCATAA